From Candidatus Binatia bacterium, one genomic window encodes:
- a CDS encoding transposase zinc-binding domain-containing protein: MDFAPSVGMATATEFSYRSRKPDVGVLHRVVRKHLETFLHEFAARGGGAPLPAFLERELREFLTCGFLARGFARFRCDGCAAEHLVAFSCKGRAVCPSCTGRRMNERSADLVDRVLGGLPMRQYVLTVPHRLRFWMIFDHRLCRSV; this comes from the coding sequence ATGGATTTCGCTCCCAGCGTGGGTATGGCGACAGCGACGGAATTCTCCTACCGCTCTCGCAAACCGGATGTAGGTGTACTGCATCGCGTGGTGCGCAAGCATCTGGAGACCTTCTTGCATGAGTTCGCGGCTCGAGGCGGCGGTGCACCGCTGCCCGCCTTTCTGGAGCGTGAGCTGCGCGAGTTTCTGACCTGCGGATTTCTGGCCCGGGGCTTTGCCCGCTTTCGCTGTGACGGTTGTGCGGCCGAGCATCTGGTTGCGTTTTCGTGCAAAGGCCGCGCTGTGTGTCCGAGCTGCACTGGACGGCGCATGAACGAACGGTCGGCCGATCTCGTCGACCGGGTCCTGGGGGGATTGCCGATGCGTCAATATGTACTGACGGTCCCCCATCGACTGCGATTCTGGATGATCTTCGATCATCGCCTTTGTCGCTCGGTGC